A part of Silvimonas soli genomic DNA contains:
- the rng gene encoding ribonuclease G: MKEQILVNITPQETRVATVEDGVVQDIHIERSTHRGLVGNIYLGVVKRVLPGMQSAFIEIGLERAAFLHIADVIEQRQHPNEELRIERLVHEGQPVVIQVIKDPIGTKGARLSTQISIAGRFLVFLPQETHIGISQRIENNDERDRLRARLESLLPPGHLGYIIRTSADHATDAELLADIDYLNLIWADIRQKSQTQPPKSLLFQDLSLQLRTLRDMVNSETEEVLVDSRENVQKMREFAQAFVADVFPRVQHYSGERPLFELYGVEAEIERALARRVNLKFGGYLIIDQTEAMTTIDVNTGGFVGHRSFDDTIFKTNLEATHVIARQLRLRNLGGIIIVDFIDMDNDTHRNAVMDELQKAIGRDRTKVTVSNFTSLGLVEITRKRTRESLAHVLCEPCPTCQGRGQIRTAETVCYEILREILREERQFKAREYRILASQNVIDMFLDEESASLAQLVDFIAKPIYLQVETAYTQEQFDVVLM; the protein is encoded by the coding sequence ATGAAAGAACAGATTCTGGTCAATATCACCCCGCAAGAAACGCGCGTGGCGACGGTTGAAGACGGCGTGGTGCAGGATATCCATATCGAGCGCAGCACCCATAGGGGGCTGGTCGGCAACATCTATCTGGGCGTGGTTAAACGTGTCTTGCCAGGCATGCAGAGTGCCTTTATCGAGATCGGACTGGAACGCGCCGCGTTTCTGCATATTGCTGACGTGATCGAACAACGCCAACATCCCAACGAAGAATTGCGCATTGAGCGTCTGGTGCACGAAGGCCAGCCCGTGGTCATTCAGGTCATTAAAGACCCGATCGGCACCAAAGGTGCCCGCCTTTCCACCCAGATCAGTATTGCCGGCCGCTTCCTGGTGTTTCTGCCGCAAGAAACCCACATCGGCATCAGCCAGCGCATCGAGAACAACGACGAACGCGACCGTCTGCGTGCCCGACTGGAAAGCCTGCTGCCACCGGGCCACCTCGGCTATATCATCCGCACCTCGGCCGACCATGCAACCGATGCCGAACTGCTGGCCGATATTGACTACCTGAACCTGATCTGGGCCGACATCCGCCAGAAATCACAAACCCAACCGCCCAAATCGTTGCTGTTCCAAGACCTCTCGCTGCAACTGCGTACGTTGCGCGACATGGTGAACAGTGAGACCGAAGAAGTATTGGTGGACTCTCGCGAGAACGTGCAGAAGATGCGCGAGTTTGCTCAGGCTTTTGTGGCCGACGTATTTCCTCGCGTACAGCATTATTCGGGTGAACGCCCGCTGTTTGAACTGTATGGCGTAGAAGCAGAGATTGAACGCGCACTGGCCCGCCGCGTAAATCTGAAGTTTGGTGGCTACCTGATCATCGATCAAACCGAAGCCATGACCACCATCGACGTCAACACCGGCGGCTTTGTCGGACATCGTTCGTTTGACGACACCATCTTCAAAACCAACCTGGAAGCCACCCACGTCATCGCCCGCCAGCTGCGCCTGCGCAATCTGGGCGGCATTATCATTGTCGACTTCATCGACATGGACAATGACACCCATCGCAACGCCGTGATGGACGAACTACAAAAAGCCATCGGCCGCGACCGCACCAAAGTAACGGTCTCCAATTTCACCAGCCTTGGCCTGGTTGAAATCACCCGCAAACGCACCCGCGAAAGTCTCGCCCACGTACTCTGCGAGCCCTGCCCCACCTGCCAGGGCCGGGGCCAGATCCGTACCGCCGAAACAGTCTGCTACGAAATCCTGCGTGAAATCCTGCGCGAAGAACGCCAGTTCAAAGCCCGCGAATACCGCATCCTGGCATCGCAAAACGTAATCGACATGTTCCTGGACGAAGAATCCGCCAGCCTCGCGCAATTAGTAGACTTCATCGCCAAGCCGATTTATTTGCAAGTTGAGACGGCATATACGCAGGAGCAGTTTGATGTGGTGTTGATGTAA
- a CDS encoding glycosyltransferase, giving the protein MSFFPVFLSVVYVVRNQQPQLETILKDASAALSSLASDYELIVVDNASNDESVSILKRLTAQNGLPNLQIYALTKEVDADTASWVGLESALGDFVAVIDPLTDDISFLPQMLDKAVSGADVVFARNLQKPAQNVTYRAAFSVFNRLYKYFSGVHLANEAPQYRLLSKRVVNFILQHAQPATTYRHLPATGGFARANLEYSTPPFSAKQKKLGESVDRGMRLLVSTTKAPMRLVTALSLFGAVANLVYSIYVVAIGLFKPHVAPGWVSLSLQQSGMFFLISLVLLVLGEYILQMASLSNEGPLYHVAQEFTSARMTHREKLNIEEVMAPPTNGTLGEEQRVHG; this is encoded by the coding sequence ATGAGCTTCTTCCCAGTATTCTTGTCAGTTGTGTATGTAGTGCGTAATCAACAGCCGCAACTTGAGACAATTTTGAAAGACGCCTCTGCAGCTTTATCGTCCTTGGCGAGTGATTACGAGCTGATCGTCGTCGATAATGCTTCAAACGACGAAAGTGTGTCGATTCTGAAGAGGCTGACCGCCCAGAATGGGTTACCAAACCTGCAAATCTACGCCCTGACAAAAGAGGTGGATGCAGACACAGCCTCTTGGGTCGGGCTGGAAAGTGCGCTTGGTGATTTTGTAGCTGTTATCGATCCGCTGACTGATGACATTTCCTTTCTGCCCCAGATGCTAGACAAAGCTGTGAGCGGTGCGGATGTGGTGTTTGCCAGGAATTTGCAAAAGCCAGCGCAGAACGTGACTTACCGGGCTGCTTTTTCGGTGTTCAACCGTCTCTATAAGTATTTCAGCGGTGTTCACCTTGCTAATGAGGCCCCTCAGTACCGATTGCTCAGCAAGCGTGTGGTGAACTTTATTCTGCAGCATGCTCAACCTGCGACGACTTATCGGCATTTGCCCGCGACAGGGGGGTTCGCTCGGGCCAATCTGGAGTACAGTACCCCGCCGTTTTCGGCAAAGCAGAAGAAACTGGGTGAAAGCGTCGACCGAGGCATGCGTTTACTGGTGTCGACAACCAAGGCCCCTATGCGCTTGGTGACTGCTCTTTCGTTGTTTGGCGCGGTTGCTAACTTGGTTTACTCCATTTATGTGGTGGCCATCGGCTTGTTCAAGCCCCACGTAGCACCGGGTTGGGTGAGCTTGTCCTTGCAACAGTCCGGTATGTTTTTTCTCATTTCGCTGGTTCTTCTGGTTTTGGGCGAATATATCCTGCAGATGGCTAGCCTTTCAAATGAGGGGCCGCTTTATCATGTTGCTCAGGAGTTCACCAGTGCTCGCATGACCCATCGTGAAAAGCTCAATATCGAGGAAGTAATGGCGCCTCCCACCAATGGGACACTCGGTGAAGAGCAGCGAGTTCACGGATGA
- a CDS encoding FAD-dependent oxidoreductase: MTGSGSTFDAVIIGGGFYGSAIAIYLAKQRGLRRVLLLERETQLLVRASYNNQARVHNGYHYPRSFTTAFRSRVNLPKFVRDWPEAVKRDFTKLYAIARRNSKVTARQFERFCHEIGANVSPADAKLRALFEPRLIEDVFAVEEYAFDATVLARWAERELDDNGVRVLLGTRATGVTKMADDSLAVTMQTPGGETEQVQCRYLLNCTYSGLNQLRGNFPGTQTRLKHEITEMALMHVPPELENIGITVMDGPFFSLMPFPARGLHTLSHVRYTPHLSWEDELGTDPYEKLARYERATRTDRMVRDVGRYLPSVLAARHIDSLFEVKTVLMKNEGDDGRPILFEKHFDLPGCFSVLGGKIDNIYDVLEKLEIEQFENLEQM; this comes from the coding sequence ATGACAGGTTCGGGAAGCACATTTGATGCCGTCATTATCGGCGGTGGCTTTTACGGTTCGGCAATCGCAATTTATCTGGCCAAGCAGCGCGGATTGCGGCGGGTTTTATTGCTTGAGCGAGAAACCCAGCTGCTGGTTCGTGCCTCTTACAATAACCAGGCGCGCGTCCATAATGGGTATCACTACCCGCGAAGCTTTACCACCGCCTTTCGCAGCCGAGTGAATCTGCCGAAATTTGTTCGCGATTGGCCCGAGGCAGTCAAACGCGATTTCACCAAGTTGTATGCGATTGCCCGGCGCAATTCAAAAGTCACAGCACGCCAATTCGAGCGCTTTTGTCATGAGATTGGCGCGAATGTCAGCCCCGCTGACGCAAAGCTCCGGGCTCTTTTTGAGCCACGACTGATTGAGGACGTGTTTGCCGTTGAGGAATATGCATTCGATGCAACAGTGCTGGCCCGCTGGGCCGAGCGTGAACTGGACGATAATGGCGTACGGGTTCTGCTTGGTACCCGGGCAACCGGTGTTACCAAAATGGCGGACGATAGTCTGGCCGTGACAATGCAAACTCCGGGCGGCGAAACAGAACAGGTGCAATGCCGGTATCTCCTGAATTGCACCTATAGCGGACTTAACCAGTTGCGCGGCAATTTTCCCGGAACGCAAACTCGTCTCAAGCATGAAATTACCGAAATGGCGCTCATGCACGTACCTCCCGAGCTAGAGAATATTGGCATTACGGTAATGGACGGGCCTTTCTTTTCGCTAATGCCATTTCCTGCTCGTGGACTACATACTCTTTCCCATGTCAGGTATACGCCACATTTAAGCTGGGAAGATGAGTTGGGCACCGATCCGTATGAAAAGCTCGCTCGCTACGAGCGTGCTACACGCACGGACAGAATGGTGAGAGATGTAGGGCGATATCTGCCGTCTGTACTCGCAGCGCGGCATATTGATTCGCTGTTTGAGGTGAAAACCGTCCTAATGAAAAATGAGGGCGATGACGGCAGACCCATTTTGTTTGAAAAGCATTTTGATTTGCCAGGGTGTTTTTCAGTGCTTGGCGGCAAGATAGACAATATTTATGACGTTCTTGAGAAACTGGAAATTGAGCAGTTCGAGAACCTGGAGCAGATGTAA
- a CDS encoding pyridine nucleotide transhydrogenase codes for MTNALIGFSGFVGSTLLRQAHFDALYRSTNIQDIAGEAFDVVVCAGAPAQKWIANRDPEADRQKIESLISHLKTIKCETFVLISTVDVFLQPLGVDEDTAVQETGLHAYGLHRRQLEKFVQEHFPKHLIVRLPGLVGPGLRKNVIYDFLNNNNLVSIESRGVFQFYPMVNLWFDIQVALQAGLTLVHLTAEPISVADVSLLGFGKLFGHQLSGTPARYDMQTLHAAIFGKGGRHQYSASETLLAIRAYAQSEPFARTSSAGVA; via the coding sequence ATGACAAATGCACTGATTGGTTTCTCCGGTTTTGTGGGGAGTACGCTTTTGCGGCAGGCCCACTTCGATGCGTTGTACCGTTCAACCAATATCCAGGATATTGCGGGTGAAGCGTTCGACGTTGTGGTCTGTGCCGGGGCGCCGGCACAGAAGTGGATTGCTAATCGCGACCCGGAGGCGGATCGCCAGAAGATCGAATCGCTGATTTCACATCTTAAAACGATTAAATGTGAAACTTTCGTTCTGATTAGCACCGTGGATGTTTTCTTGCAGCCTCTAGGGGTGGACGAAGACACGGCAGTGCAGGAGACAGGTCTACATGCATATGGCCTGCATCGCAGACAATTGGAAAAGTTTGTTCAAGAGCACTTCCCCAAACATTTGATTGTGCGCTTGCCTGGTTTGGTCGGCCCGGGGCTGCGTAAAAATGTGATTTATGACTTCCTGAATAACAACAATCTTGTGTCCATTGAAAGTCGAGGGGTATTCCAGTTTTACCCAATGGTGAACCTTTGGTTCGATATTCAAGTTGCACTGCAGGCTGGACTGACATTGGTCCATCTGACGGCTGAGCCAATCAGCGTTGCCGATGTCTCGCTTCTTGGCTTTGGCAAGCTCTTTGGGCATCAATTGTCCGGCACACCTGCCCGGTATGACATGCAAACTTTGCATGCGGCAATCTTTGGCAAAGGCGGACGGCATCAATATAGCGCTAGCGAAACGCTACTTGCCATACGCGCATATGCTCAGTCTGAGCCCTTCGCTCGGACCTCCTCGGCGGGTGTAGCATGA
- a CDS encoding sugar phosphate isomerase/epimerase family protein, with amino-acid sequence MRLAISNIAWDTTEDEGAAALLKKYHVDAIDIAPGKYFPVPGKATAADMHAVKDQWAERGVEITGMQALLFGTTGLNMFGAPDIQQAMLDHLGAVCRLGAGTGAKRLVFGSPKNRDRSGLSDSQTLDMAIPFFRRLGDLALQHDVIVCLEPNPPCYGANFMTDSVETAEVVQLVGHPAIKMQLDTGALTINGENARNVLAEHAELIGHVHASEPDLIPLGDAKTDHGTLHAILREYLPEHVVSIEMVATKHEPHLASIERALIVAVQNYRSAKEYR; translated from the coding sequence ATGAGATTGGCCATATCGAATATTGCGTGGGACACCACTGAAGATGAAGGGGCGGCCGCGCTTTTGAAGAAATACCACGTCGACGCCATTGATATAGCGCCCGGCAAATATTTTCCCGTGCCAGGAAAAGCAACTGCTGCTGATATGCATGCCGTTAAAGATCAATGGGCTGAGCGTGGCGTTGAAATTACCGGGATGCAAGCGTTATTGTTTGGGACAACGGGGCTGAATATGTTCGGGGCTCCTGATATCCAACAGGCTATGCTCGATCATCTCGGGGCGGTGTGTCGCCTCGGTGCTGGTACCGGTGCGAAACGGCTTGTGTTTGGCTCTCCCAAAAATAGAGATCGCTCGGGCTTGAGTGACTCACAAACTTTGGATATGGCGATTCCATTCTTTCGTCGCTTGGGTGACTTGGCCCTGCAGCATGATGTCATCGTGTGCCTTGAACCAAATCCCCCTTGTTATGGTGCAAATTTCATGACTGATAGCGTGGAAACGGCTGAGGTGGTTCAGCTGGTCGGGCATCCCGCTATAAAAATGCAGCTAGATACTGGCGCTTTGACTATCAATGGCGAAAACGCGCGCAATGTATTGGCGGAGCACGCTGAATTAATAGGGCACGTACATGCCAGTGAACCCGATCTGATTCCACTAGGGGATGCAAAAACAGATCATGGAACGCTCCATGCCATTTTGAGGGAGTACCTGCCTGAGCATGTGGTTTCGATCGAGATGGTGGCGACAAAGCATGAGCCACATCTCGCTTCGATTGAGCGGGCATTGATTGTGGCAGTCCAGAATTATAGGTCTGCGAAGGAATATCGCTAA
- a CDS encoding EamA family transporter gives MKWLILVLGIAANASASVLVKLAMLPPRKFPSLSDPAAALTNWPFWVGLTLYGGAFLLYAAALARLPLNIAHPILTSGAVATVALSSTLIFREPFHWTTGAGILLVIAGVFLITVRVA, from the coding sequence ATGAAATGGCTGATCCTTGTCTTGGGTATCGCAGCTAATGCGTCGGCCAGCGTGCTCGTCAAACTGGCCATGCTCCCGCCCAGAAAGTTTCCATCGCTTTCCGACCCAGCCGCAGCGCTGACAAACTGGCCATTTTGGGTGGGATTGACTCTTTATGGCGGGGCATTCCTGCTCTATGCAGCGGCATTGGCACGATTGCCCTTGAACATTGCACATCCCATTTTAACCTCTGGTGCAGTTGCCACCGTTGCTTTGTCGTCTACATTGATTTTTCGGGAGCCATTTCACTGGACAACCGGTGCGGGCATTCTGTTAGTCATTGCGGGTGTTTTTCTTATTACTGTGCGAGTTGCGTAA
- a CDS encoding glycosyltransferase family 2 protein produces the protein MAMTSCVSPDVRASWQVPSFTQSLWLGRQHPWCVVIPVINEGERIKSLIARMDALGIAEVADIIIVDGGSTDGSLELSALQAKGVRGLLVKTGQGKLSAQLRCAYAFALDMGYSGIVTIDGNDKDDPEPIPRFIAALNDGVDFVQASRFIAGGIAQNTPKARDFAIRFIHAPCLSLASGFKWTDTTQGFRAYSSQLLLDPAVAPFRDEFAGYELLAYLSYIAPRMGYRCVELPTSRKYPKGEVPTKISSVRGNLAVMKVLLKACLGQYNPSQKL, from the coding sequence ATGGCTATGACCTCCTGCGTTTCTCCTGATGTACGTGCCTCTTGGCAGGTGCCTTCATTTACCCAATCTCTGTGGTTGGGTCGGCAGCATCCGTGGTGTGTAGTTATTCCTGTCATTAACGAAGGCGAACGTATCAAAAGCCTGATTGCGAGGATGGACGCACTGGGTATTGCAGAAGTCGCGGATATCATTATTGTCGATGGAGGAAGTACCGACGGTTCTCTGGAATTAAGCGCCCTGCAGGCAAAGGGAGTCCGGGGACTTCTGGTGAAAACTGGGCAAGGAAAGTTAAGTGCCCAATTGCGCTGCGCATATGCTTTCGCTTTGGACATGGGCTATTCGGGGATTGTGACCATTGATGGCAACGACAAAGATGATCCCGAGCCGATCCCGAGATTCATTGCAGCGCTTAACGACGGGGTCGACTTCGTCCAGGCCTCCCGTTTCATTGCCGGTGGTATTGCCCAGAACACCCCAAAAGCGAGGGATTTTGCTATTCGATTTATTCACGCCCCCTGCCTGAGCTTGGCCTCAGGATTCAAGTGGACTGACACAACCCAGGGCTTTCGGGCATATAGTAGCCAGTTGCTACTTGACCCTGCAGTTGCCCCGTTTCGAGACGAGTTTGCCGGGTACGAACTACTCGCTTACCTCTCTTATATCGCGCCCAGGATGGGCTATCGCTGCGTTGAATTGCCGACAAGCAGAAAATATCCGAAGGGTGAGGTTCCGACCAAAATCAGTAGTGTCCGTGGAAATCTTGCGGTTATGAAGGTGCTATTAAAGGCATGCCTTGGCCAATACAATCCATCCCAGAAACTTTAA
- a CDS encoding IS110 family transposase, which yields MRNKPVGATVYGIDLGKTTFHVVGLDAAGHPVQRITLSRNTIFTFFSNATAARIGMEACPGSQWLARKLESMGHTVRIIPAQFVKPYVKSNKNDLIDAAAIAEAVTRPTMRFVQARSVEQVELQARHRIRDRLIASRTRLINQARAFCLEFGIPIRAGSSAFKLGLPQVLADETNDLTPPMRDMLRDLANELGQIEQRINDVTEHINAVATRSEMARRLTSIPGIGNLGATAILAAVGDGHQFHKARDLAAWLGLVPAQYSTGGKSTLLGVSKRGNSYIRRLLIHGARSCVLHLDSSKDRLGEWIAGLEARMHANKVVVALANKLARIVWAILNHPGTLYLRDGRISTRTPQQEGEIA from the coding sequence ATGAGAAACAAACCTGTTGGCGCAACCGTGTACGGGATCGATCTGGGTAAGACCACTTTTCATGTCGTGGGTCTGGACGCTGCGGGTCATCCTGTTCAGCGCATTACGCTCAGTCGTAACACCATCTTCACTTTCTTTTCGAATGCCACTGCGGCGCGGATCGGCATGGAGGCCTGCCCCGGATCACAATGGCTTGCCAGGAAACTTGAATCTATGGGGCATACAGTCAGAATCATCCCGGCCCAGTTCGTCAAACCCTATGTCAAATCCAACAAGAATGACCTGATCGATGCAGCAGCCATTGCCGAAGCCGTGACGCGCCCCACCATGCGTTTTGTGCAGGCACGTTCCGTGGAGCAAGTGGAATTGCAGGCCCGGCATCGGATCCGGGACCGGTTGATTGCCAGCAGGACTCGCTTAATTAACCAGGCTCGCGCATTCTGCCTTGAGTTTGGCATCCCCATCCGGGCCGGTAGCAGTGCATTCAAGCTCGGCTTGCCGCAGGTGCTGGCTGATGAAACAAATGATCTCACGCCTCCCATGCGCGACATGCTCCGAGACCTGGCAAATGAGCTGGGGCAGATCGAGCAGCGCATCAACGACGTCACCGAACACATCAATGCCGTTGCAACCCGTTCAGAGATGGCAAGGCGCCTGACCAGCATTCCCGGTATCGGTAATCTCGGTGCTACTGCCATTCTGGCGGCCGTCGGGGATGGTCATCAGTTTCATAAGGCCAGAGATCTTGCCGCCTGGCTGGGGCTCGTGCCTGCGCAATACTCCACCGGTGGCAAATCGACCCTTCTCGGTGTCAGCAAGCGCGGCAACAGCTACATCCGGCGTTTACTCATTCATGGCGCGCGCTCTTGTGTCCTGCATCTGGACAGCTCAAAGGACCGGCTGGGCGAGTGGATCGCCGGGCTGGAAGCACGCATGCATGCGAACAAGGTGGTCGTGGCACTGGCCAACAAACTGGCCAGAATCGTGTGGGCGATCCTGAACCACCCTGGCACACTCTATTTACGTGACGGCCGGATCAGCACACGAACACCACAGCAGGAAGGAGAAATTGCCTGA
- a CDS encoding MraY family glycosyltransferase: protein MLPIVFSFAVAFLVSMWLVRSSHLHARFSSDSDLAGVQKFHVWPVPRIGGLAIVVALLSCWVALWYRAKTEQLFFLHMLLVVLPAFASGLFEDISKRGGVVLRMSCILFSAMLAWWLLGIRVVRLDISFIDSVMSIPAISFVFSVVALAGVTNAMNFIDGYNGLSAAVAAIMLAGIGYVAFLNGDHLIWSLAAGGIGACLGFLFWNWPRGLIFLGDGGAYLLGFWIAASAILLIARNPGVSPWFAFLLVIYPVVETIFTMARRLSRQANPGLPDAAHLHQLVYKRLMRWAVGSPDPRHKVFRNSMTSPYLWLLSSLGVIPATLFWSNTFALQCSVVMFIVAYIWLYRCIARFRAPRWLIVRRRRNPRGS, encoded by the coding sequence GTGCTACCTATTGTTTTCTCCTTTGCTGTAGCGTTCCTCGTGTCGATGTGGCTAGTTCGCAGCAGCCATTTGCACGCACGTTTTAGCTCAGATTCCGATCTTGCCGGAGTTCAGAAATTTCATGTCTGGCCGGTACCGAGGATTGGTGGCCTTGCGATTGTGGTGGCACTACTTTCATGCTGGGTGGCACTGTGGTATCGGGCGAAAACTGAACAACTGTTTTTTTTACATATGTTGCTGGTGGTGCTCCCGGCATTTGCCAGTGGGCTTTTTGAAGATATTAGCAAGCGCGGAGGGGTCGTTCTGCGGATGAGCTGTATTTTATTTTCAGCCATGCTCGCCTGGTGGTTACTTGGCATTCGGGTTGTGCGGCTCGATATCTCTTTTATCGACAGTGTTATGAGTATTCCCGCAATCTCTTTTGTTTTTTCGGTTGTTGCGTTGGCCGGCGTAACCAATGCGATGAACTTTATTGACGGTTATAACGGCTTGTCGGCGGCGGTGGCTGCAATCATGCTGGCAGGGATCGGGTACGTTGCTTTCCTGAATGGAGACCACCTAATTTGGTCCTTGGCTGCAGGCGGCATTGGTGCGTGCCTTGGGTTTTTGTTCTGGAACTGGCCAAGGGGCCTGATATTCCTGGGGGATGGTGGCGCTTATCTTCTGGGCTTCTGGATTGCGGCGTCGGCAATTTTGCTGATAGCGCGTAATCCAGGCGTATCGCCTTGGTTCGCTTTCCTCTTGGTGATTTACCCTGTTGTTGAAACCATATTTACCATGGCAAGACGTCTGTCGCGTCAAGCTAATCCTGGCCTTCCCGATGCCGCCCATTTGCATCAGCTTGTGTACAAACGCCTGATGCGTTGGGCGGTTGGAAGCCCGGATCCACGGCATAAGGTATTTCGCAATTCGATGACATCACCTTATCTATGGTTATTGTCTTCTTTGGGCGTGATTCCCGCGACGCTTTTCTGGAGCAATACATTTGCTCTTCAGTGTTCTGTGGTCATGTTTATTGTCGCTTATATATGGCTATACCGTTGTATTGCCCGCTTTCGCGCTCCGCGCTGGTTAATTGTTCGGCGTCGTCGAAACCCCCGAGGTTCTTAA
- a CDS encoding glycosyltransferase family 2 protein, giving the protein MSELKLTISVVIYKSTLSELEPLFQSLCALRSTAICVVDNFGDAILKNEVLKNGWGYLSIGRNLGYGKGHNLAYSWLSGFGAEFHLVVNPDVSFLPSDIEKMLTYIGNNEDVGLLMPQVRFPDGHIQRLCKMLPTPVDLLARRFLPSMPCLNSMSSRYDLANWSYNEIADIPVLSGCFMLLRKKAFDGVGGFDPGYFMYLEDTDLCRRIGARWINCFYPEASITHAYAKGSYKSKKLLFFHVASSVRYFFKWGWFLDSYRKTRNARAKRELLL; this is encoded by the coding sequence ATGAGCGAATTAAAATTAACCATCTCGGTGGTTATATATAAATCCACTTTGTCAGAATTGGAGCCCTTGTTTCAATCACTGTGTGCGCTACGTAGTACGGCAATTTGTGTGGTCGATAATTTTGGTGATGCAATTTTAAAAAATGAAGTTTTGAAAAATGGCTGGGGTTATTTATCCATCGGACGCAATCTAGGCTACGGAAAAGGGCATAATCTTGCTTATTCTTGGTTGAGTGGATTTGGCGCAGAATTTCATCTTGTGGTTAATCCAGATGTTTCGTTTTTGCCCTCGGATATAGAAAAAATGCTGACCTATATTGGAAATAATGAGGACGTGGGATTGCTGATGCCGCAGGTACGATTTCCTGACGGGCATATACAGCGGCTGTGTAAAATGTTGCCCACCCCTGTTGATTTGCTGGCAAGGCGTTTTTTGCCCTCAATGCCCTGTCTAAATTCAATGAGCAGCCGATATGATCTCGCTAATTGGAGTTATAACGAAATCGCTGACATTCCAGTGCTTTCCGGATGCTTCATGTTATTAAGAAAAAAGGCTTTTGATGGGGTCGGTGGATTTGATCCAGGGTATTTTATGTATCTTGAAGATACCGATCTTTGTCGGCGAATTGGGGCGCGCTGGATTAATTGTTTTTATCCGGAAGCTTCAATTACTCATGCGTATGCGAAAGGTTCATATAAGAGCAAGAAATTACTTTTTTTCCATGTTGCATCAAGTGTGCGTTATTTCTTTAAATGGGGTTGGTTTTTAGATTCATACCGAAAGACGAGGAACGCCCGAGCGAAACGTGAGCTTTTATTATAA
- a CDS encoding glycosyltransferase family 2 protein translates to MTDPGVSGVPKIAGAVIVAYFPDPDVIARITRLSRFVQQLVVVDNTPGGAAIELPIESAGNVRLLVMMENMGIAFALNIGIKYLLDAGCGYVFLFDQDSDVTSSALQALLDCCYQAQQVGQVAQVGPAYFDRRLGRLAPFIRREGLRIRRLPAQGEQIIRADYLITSGACITREAWNAVGPMDDSLFIDFVDIEWGLRANALGWASYGCPQIVMQHTLGEEPISVFGRRYPLHSPLRHYYFVRNGIALMRRSYVPLCWKLIELTKLPIRFVVYGVFADNGAAHFKMMLSGLWHGMIGRSGRR, encoded by the coding sequence ATGACCGATCCTGGTGTGAGTGGTGTCCCCAAAATAGCTGGGGCTGTTATTGTTGCTTATTTCCCTGATCCTGATGTGATCGCAAGAATCACACGTCTGTCCCGGTTCGTGCAGCAGCTGGTTGTGGTTGATAACACTCCAGGGGGGGCTGCGATTGAACTTCCCATTGAGAGTGCCGGTAATGTCCGCTTGCTGGTAATGATGGAAAACATGGGTATTGCCTTTGCGCTCAATATTGGTATCAAATACCTGCTCGACGCGGGATGTGGTTATGTCTTTTTGTTCGATCAAGATAGTGATGTCACATCCAGCGCTCTTCAAGCGCTGCTCGATTGTTGTTATCAGGCACAACAAGTTGGACAAGTAGCACAGGTTGGGCCGGCCTATTTTGATCGTCGGCTTGGCCGATTGGCGCCATTTATCCGGCGCGAGGGGCTGAGGATACGGCGCCTACCTGCTCAGGGCGAACAAATCATTCGTGCGGATTATCTGATTACTTCTGGTGCTTGCATTACTCGCGAGGCATGGAATGCGGTGGGTCCAATGGATGATAGTTTGTTTATTGATTTTGTGGATATTGAATGGGGCTTGCGTGCTAATGCACTGGGCTGGGCCTCGTATGGTTGTCCGCAAATTGTAATGCAGCACACATTGGGCGAGGAACCTATCAGCGTATTTGGTAGGCGCTACCCTTTGCATTCACCTTTAAGGCATTATTATTTTGTTAGAAACGGCATTGCGTTGATGCGGCGAAGTTACGTTCCGCTCTGCTGGAAGCTTATTGAGCTGACAAAATTACCAATACGTTTCGTTGTTTATGGTGTGTTCGCGGATAACGGTGCTGCTCATTTCAAAATGATGTTGAGCGGATTGTGGCATGGGATGATTGGCAGGTCGGGAAGGCGATGA